CGTCCTTTCTTACCATGCCCTTTAAAACAATAGATGATTCCTGAGTGATCTTGTCGGCCCGGTCGAACACTTTGTCATCAACCTCACCTTTCGCTATGACCGATTGTATAATACCCGTACCGTCACGAACAAGTATGAAGTGTATCTTACCGCTCGATCTCTTGTTGTAGAGCCAGCCCTTGATGACTACTGCTTGATTTTCGTATTTGCCGATGTCTTCGATGTAGACGTGCATGGGTTATGATATACACAAGAATGATAAAGTCAAGTGTTGTGGGTTGACAGATGTGTGTTTCTGAATATAATATCAGGTTGTGATGGCAAAATGGCGAATCAAGGAGGCAAATGCCAACAATTAATCAACTAATTAGAAAGGGAAGGAAAAAGGTTGGGTCGAAGAGCAAGGCACCGGCACTACAAAGTAATCCACAGCGCCGTGGAGTGTGCACGCGCGTATATACGACGACACCCAAGAAACCGAATTCCGCATTGCGCAAGGTCTGCAAAGTGAGGTTGACGAATGGTTACGAGGTGACATCATATATTCCGGGCGAAGGGCACAATCTTCAGGAACACTCTATCGTGCTCGTGCGAGGTGGTAGGGTCAAGGATCTGCCGGGCGTTCGGTATCATATTGTGCGAGGCAAGTACGACACTGCGGGTGTTGAAGGCAGAAAGAAAAGTCGTTCTCTTTACGGCGTAAAGAGGCCTAAAGAGACACCGGTAACGTCATAGAGGTGGCCCTATGGGAAGAAGACGGAGAGCACAGATAAGAAAGGTACAGCCGGATCCTAAATTTAACAGTATCGTGATCAGCAAGTTCATCAACAATCTGATGTGGGACGGTAAGAGAAGTATTGCGCAAAAGCTTCTGTATGGTGCCCTTGAGCGAATAGAAAAAACAACAAATGAGGACGGGCTTGCTGTTTTCGAAAAAGCCTTGAATAATGTAAAACCGGTTCTCGAGGTGAGGCCGCGTCGTGTTGGGGGAGCAACTTATCAGATACCAATGGAAGTTCGGCCAGCAAGGAAAGAGAGCCTTGCGATTAGATGGTTAATCCAATTTGCTCGTAGCAGGTCTGAATACCGAATGGAAGATCGACTTGCTCAAGAGATCATCGCCGCAAGCCGTAATGAGGGCGGTGCAATAAAGAAGCGAGAAGAAGTACACAGAATGGCAGAAGCGAATCGCGCGTTCGCCCACTTCCGTTGGTAACAATACCCATCTACTGTTTCCCATGAAAGATCTGGAACGAGGGCTGCTCAGAGCATCCAGAATAGTCATCGAAAATTGTCTGGGTATCAGAGCACGTGAAAAGGTTGTTGTCGTAACCGATGAACCGTGCCGGGCGGTTGGCATATCGATCTGGACGGCCCTGCGAAGGAAGCATGATGCGATTTTGATTGAAATGATTCCCCGTAGTATACATGGTGAGGAACCACCAAGTATTGTGTCGGATGCGCTGAGCAAGTGTGATGTTTTCATCATGCCCACCAGTCACTCGTTAACTCATACACAGGCAAGAATCAATGCTAATAAGAATGGCGCCAGGGGTGCAACAATGCCCGGGATTACTGTTGAAATGATGCTGCGAACGTTGAGCGCTGACTATCGGCGCATCGAAAATTTAACCAAAAAAGTCGGTAAGAAGCTGAGTAATGCCAAACGCGCATATGTGGAATCGGACTCCGGAACGAAGTTAGAACTAAGTCTGAGCAAACGCTCTTGTTGCCTTGATACGGGCATCGTAAAACGAAAAGGCGGATTCTCGAATCTCCCCGCTGGTGAGGCTTATATTGCTCCGGTTGAGGACGGGAGTAACGGTACAATAGTCATTGACGGGTCCTTCGCTCCCGTCGGTGCAGTCACCGACCCCGTCACTGTCGAAGTGAAGAATGGTAGGATAACCAGGATGCAGGGTAGCGGAAGAATGAGCAAAATCTTCGGCCAATACGGAAATAAAGAAAAGACTCTCTGTGAATTCGGCATCGGGACTAACTACAAAGCCAGGATAACCGGCAACGTAC
This region of candidate division WOR-3 bacterium genomic DNA includes:
- the rpsL gene encoding 30S ribosomal protein S12, with amino-acid sequence MPTINQLIRKGRKKVGSKSKAPALQSNPQRRGVCTRVYTTTPKKPNSALRKVCKVRLTNGYEVTSYIPGEGHNLQEHSIVLVRGGRVKDLPGVRYHIVRGKYDTAGVEGRKKSRSLYGVKRPKETPVTS
- the rpsG gene encoding 30S ribosomal protein S7, translating into MGRRRRAQIRKVQPDPKFNSIVISKFINNLMWDGKRSIAQKLLYGALERIEKTTNEDGLAVFEKALNNVKPVLEVRPRRVGGATYQIPMEVRPARKESLAIRWLIQFARSRSEYRMEDRLAQEIIAASRNEGGAIKKREEVHRMAEANRAFAHFRW
- a CDS encoding aminopeptidase, giving the protein MKDLERGLLRASRIVIENCLGIRAREKVVVVTDEPCRAVGISIWTALRRKHDAILIEMIPRSIHGEEPPSIVSDALSKCDVFIMPTSHSLTHTQARINANKNGARGATMPGITVEMMLRTLSADYRRIENLTKKVGKKLSNAKRAYVESDSGTKLELSLSKRSCCLDTGIVKRKGGFSNLPAGEAYIAPVEDGSNGTIVIDGSFAPVGAVTDPVTVEVKNGRITRMQGSGRMSKIFGQYGNKEKTLCEFGIGTNYKARITGNVLEDEKVLGTIHVAFGNNLAFGGKNNARIHLDAVIRRPSVWLDEKLIIRKGKFLI